A window of Drosophila subobscura isolate 14011-0131.10 chromosome E, UCBerk_Dsub_1.0, whole genome shotgun sequence contains these coding sequences:
- the LOC117890893 gene encoding bomanin-3-like, whose protein sequence is MKWISMVFVLGLLALASASPLTPGNVIINGDCRSCNVHGG, encoded by the exons ATGAAGTGGATTTCTATGGTCTTCGTTTTGGGTCTGTTGGCTTTGGCCAGTG CATCCCCTCTAACGCCGGGAAACGTAATAATAAACGGAGATTGCCGTAGTTGCAATGTGCACGGGGGCTAA
- the LOC117890894 gene encoding bomanin-3-like produces MKWLSIAFVLGLCALASANPLSPGNVIINGDCKVCNIRGD; encoded by the exons ATGAAGTGGCTGTCGATTGCTTTCGTTCTGGGCCTTTGTGCCCTGGCTAGTG cCAACCCTCTGAGTCCTGGCAACGTGATCATCAACGGGGActgcaaagtatgcaacataCGAGGCGACTAG
- the LOC117890891 gene encoding chitinase-like protein Idgf5 — translation MLPHRSFCGALLLGSFLCLLQDSMAEVGKLVCFYEATSFVREGPAQLSLVELEPALSFCNFLVYGYAGIDAESHKIKSLDPELSYNRQHYRQITALRQKFPHVRFLLSVGGNRDLSAEGLVDNVKYLNVLEQPERRSSFRASVVAELSNYGFDGLDLSWQFPVNRPKLQQGVLKRAWSAVRGWFSVASVDSKAPEHREQFATLVRELRMDLQRSGKLLSLSMLPHVDAELFIDVPSVLEHVDFVNLGTYDFHTPERDPKVGDLPAPLYAMYDRDPTHSVQHQVQYWLNQTSGSNAAQLHISIASYGRSWNMTRNSGITGYPPIPAAGGAAPAGQQTGIPGLLSWPEICELLQQQPLDKEAAHLRKVGDPTKRFGIYAYRSADDNGQNGLWVGYEDPTTAAIKAGFSQAQGLGGVAFHDVSLDDFRGQCAGEKYPILRSIKYRL, via the exons ATGTTGCCCCATCGTTCCTTTTGCGGAGCGCTGCTTCTCGGCTCCTTTCTGTGCCTGCTGCAAGACAGCATGGCTGAGGTGGGGAAGCTGGTTTGCTTCTACGAAGCGACAAGCTTTGTGCGGGAAG GTCCAGCTCAATTGTCGCTCGTTGAACTGGAGCCTGCACTTAGTTTCTGCAATTTTCTGGTCTACGGCTATGCAGGCATCGATGCTGAGAGTCACAAGATCAAGAGTCTCGACCCGGAGCTGAGCTACAACCGCCAGCATTACCGCCAAATAACTGCCCTGCGTCAAAAGTTTCCCCACGTTCGATTCCTCCTCTCAGTGGGCGGAAATCGGGATCTTAGCGCCGAGGGCTTGGTAGACAACGTAAAGTACTTGAACGTGTTGGAGCAGCCGGAACGTCGAAGCAGCTTCAGGGCGAGCGTGGTGGCCGAGCTCAGCAATTATGGCTTCGATGGCCTGGACTTGTCCTGGCAGTTTCCCGTGAATCGGcccaagctgcagcagggggTGCTGAAGAGGGCGTGGAGTGCGGTCCGGGGCTGGTTCAGTGTGGCTTCGGTGGACAGCAAAGCGCCAGAGCACAGGGAGCAGTTCGCCACTCTTGTCAGGGAGCTGCGAATGGACTTGCAACGTAGTGGCAAGCTCTTATCCCTCAGCATGCTGCCCCACGTCGATGCAGAGC TTTTCATTGACGTTCCCTCGGTGCTCGAGCATGTGGACTTTGTGAACCTGGGAACCTATGACTTCCACACACCGGAACGAGATCCCAAGGTCGGCGATCTGCCCGCGCCACTGTATGCCATGTACGACCGCGATCCCACCCACAGCGTGCAGCACCAGGTTCAGTACTGGCTAAACCAGACATCCGGGTCTAATGCGGCCCAACTACACATCAGCATCGCCAGCTACGGGCGCTCCTGGAACATGACAAGGAACTCTGGCATCACTGGTTATCCTCCCATACCAGCAGCGGGcggagctgctccagctggcCAGCAAACCGGAATTCCCGGACTACTCAGCTGGCCAGAGATTTGtgagcttctccagcagcagcccctggACAAGGAGGCTGCACACCTGCGAAAGGTCGGCGATCCAACGAAGCGGTTCGGCATCTATGCCTACCGCTCCGCAGATGACAACGGGCAAAATGGATTGTGGGTGGGCTACGAAGATCCCACAACGGCGGCCATCAAGGCAGGCTTTTCTCAGGCTCAAGGTCTTGGCGGAGTGGCTTTCCACGACGTATCCCTGGACGATTTTCGTGGTCAGTGTGCTGGCGAAAAGTACCCGATACTCAGGAGCATAAAGTATCGACTGTAG
- the LOC117890106 gene encoding glutathione S-transferase 1, translating into MANLVLYGTETSPPVRAVLLTLRELQLEHEFRRLDMQAGEHLEPELLRKNPQHTVPMLEDGEACIWDSHAIIGYLVNRYAQDDALYPKEPLQRAVVDQRLHFESGVLFHGCFKPLQRALFKENATEVPKDRIADLHAAYDLLELFLGENPYLAGGQLTIADFSVVATLSTLHLSYCPVEGAKNPKLSAWLARLSALPHYEEDNLRGARQLAERVRAKLPKQFDKLWQKAFEDIKSGAGKQ; encoded by the coding sequence GAGTCCACCGGTGCGGGCTGTACTTCTCACACTGCGcgaactgcagctggagcacgAGTTCCGGCGGCTGGACATGCAGGCGGGGGAGCACTTGGAGCCGGAATTGCTGCGCAAGAACCCGCAGCACACGGTGCCCATGCTGGAGGATGGTGAGGCCTGCATCTGGGACTCCCACGCAATCATCGGCTATCTGGTGAACAGGTATGCCCAGGACGACGCCCTCTACCCCAAGGAACCACTGCAGCGGGCGGTGGTGGATCAGCGACTGCACTTCGAGTCCGGTGTGCTCTTCCACGGCTGCTTCAAGCCGCTGCAGCGGGCCCTCTTCAAGGAGAATGCCACCGAAGTGCCCAAGGACAGGATAGCTGATCTCCATGCAGCGTACGATCTTCTGGAGCTGTTTCTGGGCGAGAATCCCTATCTGGCCGGCGGCCAACTGACAATCGCCGACTTTAGTGTGGTGGCTACCCTGAGCACGCTGCACCTGAGCTACTGTCCTGTGGAAGGCGCCAAGAACCCCAAGCTGTCCGCCTGGCTGGCCCGCCTCTCAGCCCTGCCCCACTACGAAGAGGACAACCTGCGTGGCGCCCGCCAGCTCGCGGAACGGGTGCGCGCCAAACTGCCCAAGCAGTTCGACAAGCTCTGGCAGAAGGCTTTCGAGGACATCAAGAGCGGAGCCGGCAAGCAGTAG